In Tessaracoccus flavus, the following are encoded in one genomic region:
- a CDS encoding aldo/keto reductase, with protein sequence MQLRPLGASGLQVSRLGLGTMAWGRDVDWPTARELLTEFVEAGGNFVDTAPAYGAGVAERMLGKALAAGLPRETLVIASKAGFVVRDGRRVIDTSRGALLTDLEGTLRRLKTDHLDLWQVHAWGDAPMDETLSALDSAVQRGLVRYVGVSNFVGWQTATAATWQAADRARTTLSSVQVEYSLLARRAEVEVMGAARHHNLGVLAWSSLGRGALTGKYRGGRVPRDSRAASEHFSWFVEPYLQPRSAAIVDAVAHAAQGLGLTPTQVALLWVRDAPQVASALVGPRTVDQLAELLDAEQKELVAPIVSALDDISGGANALR encoded by the coding sequence ATGCAGCTACGTCCGCTCGGGGCTTCCGGGCTCCAAGTGTCCAGGCTCGGCCTCGGCACGATGGCGTGGGGTCGTGACGTCGACTGGCCCACCGCGAGGGAACTCCTCACCGAGTTCGTCGAGGCGGGCGGGAACTTTGTCGACACCGCACCCGCCTACGGTGCCGGCGTCGCCGAACGCATGCTCGGCAAAGCCCTGGCGGCCGGACTCCCCCGCGAGACGCTGGTCATCGCGTCGAAGGCGGGCTTCGTGGTGCGCGACGGGCGCAGGGTCATCGACACCTCCCGTGGCGCGCTCCTGACCGATCTCGAAGGAACCCTGCGACGCCTGAAGACAGACCATCTCGACCTCTGGCAGGTGCACGCCTGGGGTGATGCGCCCATGGACGAGACACTGTCGGCGCTCGACTCCGCCGTGCAGCGCGGTCTCGTGCGCTACGTCGGGGTCTCCAACTTCGTCGGGTGGCAGACCGCGACGGCAGCGACCTGGCAGGCGGCGGACCGCGCTCGCACGACGCTGTCGAGCGTGCAGGTCGAGTACTCACTGCTGGCACGCAGGGCCGAGGTGGAGGTTATGGGCGCGGCGCGGCACCACAACCTCGGCGTGCTGGCTTGGTCCAGCCTGGGCCGCGGTGCGCTCACCGGCAAGTACCGCGGCGGACGGGTGCCTCGCGACTCGCGCGCTGCCTCGGAGCATTTCAGCTGGTTCGTCGAGCCCTACCTCCAGCCGCGCTCCGCCGCGATCGTCGACGCCGTCGCGCACGCCGCCCAGGGTCTGGGACTCACGCCGACGCAGGTGGCGCTGCTCTGGGTGCGTGACGCTCCCCAGGTGGCCTCCGCCCTGGTGGGTCCGCGCACCGTCGATCAGCTCGCCGAACTTCTGGACGCCGAGCAGAAGGAACTCGTCGCTCCGATTGTCTCGGCCCTCGACGACATTTCCGGTGGCGCGAACGCACTCAGGTAG
- a CDS encoding DUF3224 domain-containing protein has protein sequence MVTNATFVIEITPSEGLLPTTGRFDFTKVWSGGAEGTSKGVMLSSGNAAKGTAGFVAMEVFEGRIGSLSGSVSLQQFGTMVGGEQRLTYEVVPGSGTDDFIGITGELHLTIDEDGLHHVRFDIA, from the coding sequence ATGGTGACCAACGCGACGTTCGTCATAGAAATCACCCCGAGCGAAGGTTTGCTGCCCACGACCGGGCGGTTCGACTTCACCAAGGTCTGGTCCGGCGGGGCTGAGGGCACGAGCAAGGGCGTGATGCTGTCGTCGGGTAACGCAGCCAAGGGGACTGCGGGTTTCGTCGCGATGGAGGTCTTCGAGGGGAGGATCGGTTCTCTGAGCGGCTCGGTGTCGCTCCAACAGTTCGGCACGATGGTCGGCGGCGAGCAGCGGCTCACCTACGAGGTTGTACCGGGCTCCGGGACCGACGACTTCATCGGCATCACCGGCGAACTCCATCTCACGATCGACGAGGACGGCCTGCACCACGTGAGGTTCGACATCGCCTGA
- a CDS encoding CHAT domain-containing protein: MSASDDTWPTPENLRAVQVWLNHLDDLSESQPQAVLDATEAALPLLATWTVSDAYAWTLALRAKTLRFLDRLPDVLDAAESGLGSLRGDEHVAAHLHLEAGMALNQFGRQPEAAEHLKAADRVFESAGDDSGRAWALVSLAEAYAGSGIPTDPEATLRLAIDLADRSGDSRAARRGWKQLAVLHRHRGQPTEALDAIWRALDGDMSAHTRANYLLELGHLKAWTGDYAAADDAYQDASASYADHGDILGQANVERALATNALILGRHIQAAKRLDRAAELYRAIRSTAGLGYVLRERAVLRTTSGDHIGALADTEEGLLCFRNSPDTLGLAGMLRAAARVRHVTGDRAGAGAALAEAHALAAGGKNPLAEAGLLSLSAEIGDTASLRLAAGTESARLYRRMGIPTGEAFALSHAARAHADLGDVDRAVATIREATAVLRSARSQVADPGRRGDHDFALRDVTTNLLKTAERLGGLATLVMADLIVDEAPLGLRNAFNEGQPGARARRFVSRISTMKPPLGETSATRRHLIQELGALFAFIEPGEDPVWTSFEDLASSHSSGALLAYGAPTRDGHLPIAWQLPGGRPHVDLVGLDDAAVEQIDALGYAFTADRADVLWVPQNRSWQTHLSQVVLPSPVRRWLTGEESPSLAVLFPPVLAHLPLEALLVDGEPVGLRAAVARLTVPTTATVRATLSQTVAYLDPALPWTPERLALPGFTHDPRQLRAELGPARLLFVACHGESAVRAEGALVASDGARVADALDLVAHPLTGSVIVLEACFAGRYMGPRTGEQLNLATVSLLSGASAAVAGLFALPADDSCTGAIAAALFRELAAGTSAPEALRRARWAYWSERPDHLGVPGQPELSMPGDAPWAWAGLCAYSR, translated from the coding sequence ATGTCCGCGTCAGATGACACCTGGCCCACTCCAGAGAACCTGCGCGCTGTCCAGGTTTGGCTGAACCACCTCGACGATCTCAGCGAGAGCCAACCGCAGGCTGTTCTGGACGCAACTGAAGCGGCTTTGCCCTTGCTCGCGACCTGGACGGTCAGTGACGCATACGCATGGACGCTGGCGCTACGTGCCAAGACGCTCCGCTTTCTCGACAGACTCCCTGACGTTCTCGATGCGGCCGAGTCAGGGTTGGGATCTCTCCGCGGCGACGAACATGTCGCCGCGCATCTGCACCTGGAAGCAGGCATGGCGCTGAACCAGTTCGGGAGGCAACCCGAGGCCGCAGAGCACCTGAAAGCAGCGGACAGGGTGTTCGAGTCAGCAGGTGACGATAGCGGGCGCGCGTGGGCCTTGGTTTCGTTGGCCGAGGCATACGCGGGCAGCGGTATACCCACTGATCCAGAGGCAACCTTAAGGCTAGCGATTGATCTCGCCGACCGTTCAGGCGACTCGCGCGCGGCGCGGCGCGGGTGGAAACAACTCGCGGTGCTGCACAGGCACCGCGGCCAGCCCACAGAGGCCCTTGACGCGATCTGGCGCGCGCTGGATGGCGACATGTCTGCGCACACGCGCGCCAACTATCTGCTCGAACTCGGTCACCTGAAAGCGTGGACCGGGGACTACGCGGCGGCAGACGACGCCTACCAAGACGCGTCAGCTTCGTATGCTGACCACGGCGACATCCTCGGCCAAGCGAACGTTGAGCGCGCGCTCGCCACCAACGCTCTCATCTTGGGCCGCCACATACAGGCAGCCAAGAGGCTCGACCGGGCGGCCGAACTTTACCGGGCTATCCGCTCCACGGCTGGTCTCGGCTACGTCCTGCGGGAACGGGCGGTGTTACGCACAACCAGTGGCGACCACATCGGCGCGCTCGCCGACACCGAAGAGGGACTGTTGTGCTTTCGGAACAGTCCCGACACGCTCGGGCTCGCCGGGATGCTGCGCGCCGCAGCCAGGGTTCGCCACGTTACTGGCGACCGCGCCGGTGCTGGTGCCGCCCTCGCGGAGGCTCACGCTCTTGCCGCCGGCGGCAAGAATCCGCTTGCGGAGGCCGGGCTACTGTCGCTCAGCGCCGAGATCGGGGATACGGCATCGCTGCGTCTTGCCGCTGGCACAGAGTCGGCTCGGCTCTACCGCCGGATGGGGATACCTACCGGAGAGGCGTTTGCATTGTCGCACGCAGCCCGGGCACACGCGGATCTCGGAGACGTCGACCGTGCAGTGGCCACCATTCGTGAGGCAACCGCAGTACTCCGCTCCGCCCGAAGCCAAGTCGCGGACCCGGGTCGGCGCGGTGATCACGACTTCGCGCTGCGTGACGTAACCACGAACCTGCTCAAAACCGCCGAACGGCTCGGCGGTCTAGCGACTCTGGTCATGGCTGATCTGATTGTTGATGAAGCCCCGCTCGGCCTCCGGAACGCATTCAACGAGGGTCAGCCTGGCGCTCGCGCCAGGCGTTTCGTGTCCCGCATCTCGACAATGAAGCCCCCCCTCGGGGAGACGTCCGCCACGCGACGCCACCTCATCCAGGAGCTCGGTGCGCTATTTGCATTCATCGAACCCGGTGAGGATCCCGTCTGGACCAGTTTCGAGGACCTCGCCTCCTCACACTCGAGCGGTGCCCTCCTGGCATACGGGGCTCCGACCCGGGATGGACATCTGCCCATCGCTTGGCAGCTGCCCGGCGGCAGGCCGCACGTCGACCTCGTCGGGCTCGATGACGCTGCTGTCGAACAGATCGATGCTCTCGGCTACGCCTTCACCGCCGACCGCGCAGACGTACTGTGGGTTCCGCAGAACCGGTCTTGGCAGACTCATTTGTCCCAAGTCGTGCTGCCGTCGCCGGTCCGTCGCTGGCTCACCGGCGAAGAGTCGCCCTCACTCGCCGTGCTGTTCCCGCCGGTCCTGGCGCACCTCCCCTTGGAGGCGCTGCTCGTGGATGGTGAGCCGGTTGGCCTCCGGGCCGCTGTCGCTCGTTTGACTGTCCCAACAACGGCCACAGTCCGCGCAACCCTGAGCCAAACCGTCGCCTACCTCGATCCAGCGCTGCCCTGGACCCCCGAACGGCTGGCACTCCCCGGCTTCACCCACGACCCCAGGCAACTTCGCGCCGAGTTGGGACCCGCCCGACTCCTATTCGTTGCCTGTCACGGCGAGTCTGCAGTCCGCGCCGAAGGCGCCCTCGTGGCCAGTGATGGCGCACGCGTCGCGGACGCCCTCGATCTCGTGGCACATCCCCTAACCGGCAGCGTCATTGTCCTCGAAGCCTGCTTCGCGGGCCGCTACATGGGTCCACGCACCGGAGAGCAGCTCAACCTCGCCACAGTGAGTCTCCTTTCTGGCGCGAGCGCAGCCGTCGCGGGCCTTTTCGCCCTCCCTGCGGACGACTCGTGCACCGGGGCGATCGCGGCAGCCCTGTTCCGCGAACTCGCAGCTGGCACATCCGCACCCGAGGCTCTCCGTCGCGCACGGTGGGCCTACTGGTCCGAAAGACCGGACCACTTGGGAGTACCGGGACAACCCGAGCTGTCCATGCCCGGCGATGCGCCTTGGGCCTGGGCCGGCCTCTGCGCATACTCCCGTTGA
- a CDS encoding integrase core domain-containing protein — MAVGLLRVRDHLGWTWRIAGCRDWYSKYEHTWHVSPTGNKHDAIAAVELALADYEALFGHPLAEACPIDEVTGEVLPMVTIVTDNGGPFRSLDFELFITSHPELRHVRTRVKSPGQNGSRERGFGTLKYERLFLDEIADALTLVERAEDYRIEYNTQRPHEAIAWNRPLEVHLGRASTTTPTFEQEEILPTT, encoded by the coding sequence GTGGCAGTTGGACTTCTCCGAGTTCGAGACCACCTCGGGTGGACGTGGCGGATCGCAGGATGCCGGGATTGGTACTCGAAGTATGAGCACACGTGGCATGTCTCACCCACCGGGAACAAGCACGACGCGATCGCCGCGGTCGAGCTCGCGTTGGCTGACTACGAGGCCCTGTTCGGACACCCGTTGGCCGAGGCCTGCCCTATCGATGAGGTCACTGGGGAAGTGCTGCCCATGGTCACTATCGTCACCGACAACGGTGGCCCGTTCAGGTCGTTGGACTTCGAGTTGTTCATCACCTCGCACCCCGAGCTGAGACACGTCCGGACTCGGGTCAAGAGCCCCGGGCAGAACGGCTCACGCGAACGCGGGTTCGGGACATTGAAGTACGAACGCTTGTTCCTCGACGAGATCGCCGACGCGCTCACCCTGGTCGAACGAGCCGAGGACTACCGCATCGAATACAACACCCAGCGCCCCCACGAAGCGATCGCCTGGAACCGGCCCCTCGAGGTCCACCTCGGCCGCGCCAGCACGACAACACCCACCTTTGAACAAGAAGAAATCCTGCCAACTACTTGA
- a CDS encoding helix-turn-helix domain-containing protein: MGRPPVIPVEKKTRIVLSILAGEMTIAEAARREKVSEQSIGRWKADFLEAGKAGLAAGRSGPSTREQQLEAEVTELTQALGEAAVEIRVWKKSAKGRLGPSRTSR, from the coding sequence ATGGGAAGACCACCAGTGATTCCGGTGGAGAAGAAGACCAGGATTGTGTTGAGCATCTTGGCTGGAGAGATGACGATCGCTGAGGCCGCTCGGCGGGAGAAGGTCAGTGAGCAGTCGATCGGTCGGTGGAAGGCTGACTTCCTCGAAGCGGGCAAGGCTGGGCTGGCGGCGGGTAGGTCTGGGCCCTCGACCCGGGAGCAGCAGTTGGAGGCGGAGGTCACTGAGCTGACTCAGGCGTTGGGTGAGGCCGCTGTCGAGATTCGGGTGTGGAAGAAGTCGGCGAAGGGCAGGTTGGGCCCTTCGAGGACCTCGAGGTGA
- a CDS encoding tyrosine-type recombinase/integrase, giving the protein MPRENGKSIDRHMVTRFINKAGAAAGLGHIHPHQLRHTLATQAINRGMSLEAIAAMLGHKSMDMTLVYAKIANRTVAEEYFTVAEKVDALYARPAELPADDLGPNMARLNREHSRMLGNGYCIRPQIMDCIYETICESCTFFQTTIEFRPTLLAQRDDACAKGQIRRAEIYDNLLTGLDTHEAS; this is encoded by the coding sequence CTGCCCCGAGAGAACGGCAAGAGCATCGACCGGCACATGGTCACCCGCTTCATCAACAAGGCCGGCGCCGCCGCCGGACTCGGCCACATCCACCCCCACCAGCTGCGGCACACCCTCGCCACCCAGGCCATCAACCGCGGCATGTCGCTCGAAGCGATCGCCGCCATGCTCGGCCACAAATCGATGGACATGACCCTGGTCTACGCCAAGATCGCCAACCGGACCGTCGCCGAGGAGTACTTCACCGTCGCGGAGAAGGTCGACGCCCTCTACGCCCGCCCCGCCGAGCTCCCCGCCGACGACCTCGGGCCGAACATGGCCCGCCTGAACCGCGAACACTCCCGCATGCTCGGCAACGGCTACTGCATCAGACCCCAGATCATGGACTGCATCTACGAGACGATCTGCGAGTCCTGCACCTTCTTCCAGACCACCATCGAGTTCCGCCCCACCCTGCTCGCCCAACGCGACGACGCCTGCGCCAAGGGCCAGATCCGCCGCGCCGAGATCTACGACAACCTGCTCACCGGCCTCGACACACACGAAGCCTCTTGA
- a CDS encoding ATP-binding protein, with protein MEITELTKEQVVSICATPEDHFHDCKSIRISPAKLTKAMSAFANADGGELIVGVEDDGAWGGFPTVEGANGHLQAMESLFPYGSEYSYEFFEHPTLGTFVLRVIIQKARQIKVASDGKAYVRRGAQSLPVADVEELRRRKGLSTHETATLNYPPEEITNSETIIGFMLEIVPETEPEKWLRKQTVIVDGHPTVAGTVLFHDEPQIHLPKSGVKLYRYTTSDDQGSREQLAYDPMSIEGPVIDLVYKTVEETVRQVEQIPLLEEGRGFTTIQYPRETLHEIITNALIHRDYEINDDVHVRIFENRIEVQSPGTLPAHITPNNILDERFSRNPMVVRLLNKFPDAPNKDVGEGLNTAFAAMRKLELKDPVITDTGTAVVVSIRHESLASPESRIVEYIKARGSINNREARTLLHRPEADRSIRRLFAKLEASGVIEKVPGTNKSGTRYRLMGSVSSDQESSD; from the coding sequence GTGGAGATCACTGAACTAACCAAGGAGCAAGTGGTCTCGATTTGTGCAACACCCGAGGATCACTTCCACGACTGTAAGTCTATCCGCATCTCACCTGCGAAGCTGACCAAGGCGATGTCTGCTTTCGCGAACGCCGATGGCGGGGAACTAATCGTGGGGGTAGAAGACGACGGCGCATGGGGCGGGTTTCCGACGGTTGAAGGCGCCAACGGTCACCTGCAGGCCATGGAGAGCCTGTTTCCCTACGGTTCTGAATACAGCTACGAGTTCTTCGAGCATCCGACTCTGGGTACCTTTGTACTGCGGGTGATCATTCAGAAGGCCCGGCAGATCAAGGTGGCCTCAGACGGCAAGGCCTACGTGAGGCGAGGAGCTCAGTCTCTGCCCGTCGCCGATGTCGAGGAACTGCGGCGCCGGAAAGGACTCTCAACCCATGAGACAGCGACCCTGAACTATCCGCCGGAGGAAATTACCAACTCCGAGACCATCATAGGGTTCATGCTTGAGATCGTGCCTGAGACCGAGCCGGAGAAGTGGCTCAGAAAGCAGACAGTGATTGTCGACGGCCACCCCACCGTGGCAGGAACAGTCCTGTTTCACGATGAGCCCCAAATCCATCTCCCGAAGTCTGGCGTGAAGCTGTACCGGTATACCACGAGCGACGACCAGGGGTCCCGAGAGCAACTGGCCTATGACCCCATGTCCATCGAGGGGCCTGTCATCGACCTTGTCTACAAGACGGTGGAGGAGACCGTCAGACAAGTGGAGCAGATCCCACTCTTGGAAGAAGGTCGCGGCTTTACGACCATTCAGTACCCCCGCGAGACCTTGCATGAGATTATTACGAATGCCCTAATCCACAGGGACTACGAGATCAATGACGACGTTCACGTGCGCATCTTTGAGAATCGAATCGAAGTGCAAAGTCCTGGAACGCTTCCAGCCCACATCACACCGAACAACATTCTTGACGAACGGTTCTCTCGCAATCCTATGGTCGTCCGCCTCCTCAACAAATTTCCAGATGCACCCAACAAAGATGTTGGCGAGGGGCTTAATACAGCTTTCGCGGCAATGCGGAAACTCGAACTCAAAGATCCGGTTATTACTGACACTGGGACCGCCGTAGTCGTTTCGATTCGACACGAAAGTCTTGCTTCACCGGAGTCCCGCATAGTCGAGTACATCAAAGCGCGCGGATCGATCAACAATCGCGAAGCCCGTACACTCCTCCACAGACCCGAGGCGGACCGGTCGATCCGCCGACTCTTCGCCAAATTGGAGGCGAGTGGTGTCATTGAGAAGGTCCCGGGGACGAACAAGAGTGGAACGCGGTATCGGTTGATGGGGTCAGTCTCGAGCGACCAGGAGAGTTCTGACTGA
- a CDS encoding HIT family protein — MEQNGVTSGSACLFCEITAGRSDASVVYEDDTVVVFMDRYPVTPGHLLVVPRRHVVGLEDIDEATGEHVWAVGHRMAGALRRSTLGCEGINVLLCDGEVAFQTVFHFHLHIIPRYRDDGWTIEPDTQERARDLLDTDAAAIQEALSAIQG; from the coding sequence ATGGAGCAGAATGGGGTGACGTCAGGCTCTGCATGCCTCTTCTGCGAGATCACCGCTGGTCGATCTGACGCGAGCGTGGTGTACGAGGACGACACGGTGGTGGTCTTCATGGACCGTTACCCCGTCACCCCGGGGCATCTCCTCGTGGTGCCGAGGCGGCACGTCGTCGGGCTGGAGGACATCGACGAGGCCACGGGGGAGCACGTCTGGGCGGTGGGCCATCGCATGGCGGGGGCGCTGCGTCGATCGACTCTGGGCTGCGAGGGGATCAACGTCCTCCTCTGTGATGGGGAGGTGGCTTTCCAGACGGTATTCCACTTCCACCTCCACATCATTCCCCGCTATCGGGACGACGGATGGACGATTGAACCCGATACTCAGGAGCGCGCGAGGGACCTGCTCGACACTGATGCGGCGGCCATCCAAGAGGCTCTGAGCGCGATCCAGGGATAG